The genomic window AAAAATCCGTCGTATTGCATTTGAAGTATATGAAGACAACTTTGGGGTAAAAGAAATTGTCTTCGCAGGAATAAAAGGAACTGGTTATAGCTTTGCTGAATTATTAAAAGGAGAGTTTGACAAGATTGCTTCAATTCCTTCTGATATTACAAAAATTACTATCGACAAAACGGCACCATTACAAACTTTTATTGAGGTAGATAAAGACCTCAAAGAAATGGAAGGTAAAGTGATTATCATTGTCGATGACGTGTTAAATACTGGACGTACATTAGCCTACAGTATTAAACCATTTTTAGGAATTAAAATTGACAAATTACAGGTAGCTGTTCTTGTTGATAGAGGGTATCATAAATTCCCTGTAATCCCAAGTTTTATTGGATATGAATTATCAACAACCGTAAAACAAAATGTTGAAGTAGACCTATCAGATCAAATTCGTTTTTCTGTTACTTTAACTTAGTAATTACAACAAGAAACATATTCATAAAGCACTAGAATACAATAAGTTCTAGTGCTTTTTTATTTATATAATTTAGACCAATTCAAAACAATGTTTAACTAAAAACAATCTAAATATAAACTAACTTTTAACCTTAAAATATCGACTTATAGATAGTAAAAAATACAAGGTGAACTGCTACATTTGAGAACATAGAAAACAAACCAAGGTTAAACCTAAACTATTTTCAAATTATGTCTATTAGATTATCATCAAATTGTAAAAGCTGTGCTGAGCTAGCTGAATCGTTAACATGCAATGTTCACAATGTAAAAGTAAATGAAAAATATACATGTGATAGCTTTTCAAATGCATCTGAATTAATCAATGCTATACAGTGTACTAACTGTACTTTCTTTAAAAAAGACGATTGTTCAAAACCTGCTCAAGCAACTGAAGGTATGCTATGTTCAGATTGGGCACCTGCTGATGTGTAACCAATTAAGGTTTACATGAAAAAGTCCAATGTATATTAAATACATTGGACTTTTTTTATTTCCCAAGTAAAAATACAAGTGGAATATCTAATCTACTTTGCCAGGCTCTTTCAGAGTGATTCTGACCTTCAAATTTCTTTGTTATCCAATTTGATGAGCTAAACCCTTTCTCTTTCATCACCTCATCTATTCTCAACTGGTATGGTTCATACTGAGAATCCAAAGTCTCTGTACCATAGTCAAAATAGATTTTATGTGTTTTAGGATCTGGTAGATGTGTTTTTGTATAATTTATTATACCATCAGTGATTTTTTTGTTTTCATCAGCAGTAAATGCCTCTGCATACACCATTGGCCAATGTGTTGATAGACAACCCGCACCTCCAAATACCTCTGGATATTCACAGATTGCATAAAGAGAGATTAAGCCCCCCATACTAGAACCCATTACAAATGTATGTTCTCTATCTGTATAAGTTGAATAATTACTATCAATATAAGGTTTAAGTTCTGATGTTAAGAACTTCAAGTAA from Flammeovirga agarivorans includes these protein-coding regions:
- a CDS encoding phosphoribosyltransferase family protein, encoding MSLTTNVILSHEQIVQKIRRIAFEVYEDNFGVKEIVFAGIKGTGYSFAELLKGEFDKIASIPSDITKITIDKTAPLQTFIEVDKDLKEMEGKVIIIVDDVLNTGRTLAYSIKPFLGIKIDKLQVAVLVDRGYHKFPVIPSFIGYELSTTVKQNVEVDLSDQIRFSVTLT